GGTGGACCTGTTGGATCTGATTATACGACAGCCCCAAGACCGGCACGATCCCCAAGATGGCCGAGTGACAATCATCACGCGGTTGGGCGCGGATCAGGTCGAGacggtgctgccgccgctCATCCACGCCGTGCAGAAAGCCGGCCACACGCCGGTCTGGATGTGCGACCCCTGTCACGGCAATACCACCGTCACGCCCTCGGGGATCAAGACCCGCTGTGTCGAGACCATCGTCCGGGAGGTCATCCGCACCTTCGAGGTTCATCGAGCCAGCGGGTCGTTCATGGGGGGGCTCCACCTGGAACAGACGGGCGAATTCGTCACCGAGTGCGTGGACGCCTGGGACACTTCTTGCGAGCGGGACTTGACGACAAACTACCGCAGTCTGTGTGATCCGCGACTGTCGTACATCCAAGCCTTAGCCGTGGTTCGGTCGTTCCTGGATCATGTCTGCTGCTCGACATCAAAGGCCCATGGTCTGTGACGGGACCGGTTGCAACGGTCTACAGCGTGGTCGTTGCTTTTTTGGCACTCGGCTTGGGACGGTTGATTTACTGGAGGCAAAGCAGTCGAAAGAGGGATGCATGGTATTACAGCAGTCTATGATCCACGAACGGAGTTTTGAATACAGCCCAAGCTTCCATTTAGAACCGTCCATGATTGCTTCCCTTGGTCTCAGCGCATGAAGTAGTTTGTTATTCACATACAGTCTGGTACATTACTTTGCTTGACTGGCTGCACTTTCCGTAGATGCTGGAAGATTGAACTGTCAGATGCCATCGTCATGTTGCATCTGACACATACGTCGTCCATACTGTGCCGGACGCTCAGCAATGAGCCTTATGAGCAGGTTACAGGTAGTTGACGTATTCGAGAGAAGACCAATCTGTGAGGGATGAAGCGAGGTCGAGAGTGTTTCTGGATTGCTATCTGGGCAAGGGGGATATGGAAGTCTACGGACGCCCTGCTATGCCTAACCCGGCAAACTTCAAGCCTTTTGGATTGCTCTCTAGCGAGTGAGCTATTCTTCTAAGAGTGATCCTTTCTATAAGACTCGGCGACCCACCAAGGGACGGATGTCCCGACGATCATCCTGCTAGCGCCGGAGAAACGACCTATACAACCACCATCTCCGGGATCAAAACGAACTCCTAGTCGGTCCTACAAGCGATGTTTATAACTTAAATCCCCTGGCCGGGAAGATGAGGCCGCATATCGTCCAGCAAATCTACAACTGCCTGTGAAGATGAAGCACCTGGTCGCATTCACCCTCAATGCCGCTCTCGTGCTGGGGGTCGTTGTCCTCCAACGGCGTGACGAGTCCACACAACAGCACCCTCTCCTTGACAGCTTTCGTCATTCCCCAGGCATCGCAACCGATGACGCGCTGGTTCATCAGTGCATCGCACCGGGCGTGGTCTGCGTCGACAAACATGGGGCCAACCTTCCTTATCCCTTCTGGCGGGATTCTCCGAACGGCACCTACGCCTCCAACCTGGCGGACATCGAGTTCACCGGCGGCCGAGGCCAACCCAAGTCGACCTCCTGGGAGCAGGTGGAACGAGCGGACTTTGTGGTCTTCGACGAGGAGCGTGGACGGAAGCTCCTGGGCGAGAACCCCCGCGTGGACTTTGTCTTCTCCGTCAATCCGTGGGCGCTGCATGAGGCGCCGACGTACGTGCCGGGCCTCCAccagatcttcttctcggagcTCTCGCCCATGCTGGAGCAGTTCGTCATCGAGTTGAAGGTCGACCCGCCCACCCTGTCCACATTCCGGGCGGATCCCCCCATCTACGTGCCCAACGGCGGGTTCTACCACGACGGGCTGATCTACTACTCCGTGGCCGGCAGCAGCCACCAGCACAAGCAGCGGCCCGGCCTCGTCACCCTTGATCcatggacgaagaagtcatccACCCTGCTGAACAACTACTATGGCCTGACCTTCACGGACTGtgacgatgtcatcgtcGACCCCGTCACGGGCTTCGTCTGGTTCACCGTCCCCTATTACTCCTGGTGGCTGGAGGTGGCCGACACGCCGCCCCAGCTCAAGTCCGCCACCTATCGCTTCGATCCGGCCACGGGGTCCACGGTCGTCGTCAATGACGAGATGCGCTCGCCGAACGGCATCGCCCTGAGTCCCGACCGGCGACACCTCTACATCAGCGACACCGAGGCCGCGGGTCAGTCGGCGCCGATCTCCCTCGATCTGCCCAGCCCCGGCGTGGCCGGTCTGCTGTTCAACACCACCGGCAAACGCACCATCTACAAGTTCGATCTCATCGACCAGGGACACGCCATTGCCAACAAGCGTCCCATCCACTACGACGCAATCGGCACGGTGCCCGACGGACTCAAGGTGGCCCGGAACGGATGGGTGGTGACGGCGAGCGGGAATGGATTGAGCGTGATGGACGAGTATGGGGAGATGATCGCGCGCGTGCAGGTcaatttcaccgtcaacAACTTTGTCTGGGCCGATGTGGACGACTATCGGGAGGTGTGGATGGTGGGACAGGGAGGCGTGGGACGCGTGCGATGGGAGCTCCAGGGGCAAAAAGCCGTTTGATCGCGTACGACTCTGCTGGCAAGGTGTCGGAAATGTCAAATGGATGAGCAGTTGTATAGAAGAAAAGAATCCAGGACCGAGAGCAGAGTAaatggatatatatatatatatataatatcaATAGAATGTGATATTCCCCCCCTCCCAACCTCTCTCAGATGCCGCTCGCTCCATCTCGAGGGAGGCCAGGGCAAACGCACTGGTCCCAATCAAGCTGTTCGTTGTGACTGCTCGGTGGGTATAATACTGTAGAGAATGGTCGTTACGTTAGCCCGAAGACAAAGACATCGGACCTcgaaaaaggggaaaaacAGACCTCGTAATACGGCTTCTCTTCATGCAAGCTGGCGATGATGCTCGTCCCCAGGAAATCCAGAGTGTCGTCCTCGTGCCTGCGAACGACAAATTGCGCAACCACATCTTGGTAGAGAGCGCGTGCCACGGCCAGAACATCCTGAGATTGCACCGGATCACGGAAACCCGGCCTCGGGCCCTGGACCCAAAGAGACGAAGCCGCACGGTGTTTTCCATCAGTCTCTGAACTTGGCGAACGTCCGGGCAGATAGCCTAGACGGACCCCCTTGGCCAGCACATACGCAATCATGGCACTGGCACTGGCTTCGACGAAATTCCCAGGCTCTCCCGGCCGATCCATCACCTGCCAGACGGCATAGCGCCCCGTCTTTCCGGCCGAGTCCTCGATGGCGTCCACCGTCGCTCGGGCGAGACGCTGAAAGATCTCACGGATGCGCTGGACGGTCTTGTCCGTGCGCCTTGCATCCTCCGAGTGGTCTCCAGACCTGGATGCGATGATCTCCAGGGTGTCCACCGTGCCGATCAGGTACCATGCGAGACTCCGGCCCCACACAATGGGACTGGCGCCAGTGATCGGGTGCGCCCAGGGAGCGTCTCGCGATGCATCGTAGCCGTGCTTGATCAACCCCGTGGATGGCTCGATGCTCTGCGTGTAGAGAAGATCCAGCTGAAGCAGCGCGGTGTCGAGGTTGACCCCTGGGTCGCCGTAGGTCATGCCGTACAAGGCGGCGAAGGGCGCGAAGCCGTACATGCCGTCGCTGTACGAGAGATTGCCGTACGGTGGGTAGGGGGGCGGCGGATCGACGAAATACCACAATCCGGCGTTCTCGTTTCGATATTGCAGTTCCAGGGATTTCCGGAGCGCCTTGAGCACGTTGCGATGGAGTGGCTCATCGAGATTTATCTCCCTAGATGGTCGAGTACTCGACCGTTCAGTCGGTGGCTCATATCATATCAAATGATGGGAGAGAGATAGCTGGCACGAACATGATGGAACGACCGACACACAATCGGTCAAGCGACAGGTCGCGCGAGGATGCCGTCGCATTGAGGAGGTCCTCGATGTTGGCCTCCACGCTGCGACGGTGATAGTCCGACCATCTGGCGATCTCTGCTGCGTCGCTGGACTGGGCGATGGCTGCTCTGAGCGCTTCCTGGAATAATCCCTGCGCGTGTCAAGTGTCAGTGATCAGTACTCCCGACCAGGCCACGACCGTGCTGCACCTTCTGAATGACCCCCAACAGACCGTCGGCCGGACTGATTCCTTCGCCTCGCGCGATGGCACTCTCCAGCATCCAAGTGGAGTACTTCGGATGGCGGACGGCCTGACCAGGCTGGTCGGCCAGGACCAGCGAGAGCAAACATGACAGTGGATAGAGAATCTTCATCGCGCCGATTGAGTAGAAGGGAAAACCATGAAAGCGAGAAATCAGCGTGGGTGACGGGCGGCCGTAGGGTTTATAGTTGACCTGCCGTACAGTCGCTGGACTCCGGGGCAGGCCGGCCCTAAACGTGGCCCCCGGAGTTGGTGGTCGTGGGCCCCGGAGTTCGGT
The DNA window shown above is from Aspergillus fumigatus Af293 chromosome 1, whole genome shotgun sequence and carries:
- a CDS encoding SMP-30/gluconolactonase/LRE family protein, translating into MKHLVAFTLNAALVLGVVVLQRRDESTQQHPLLDSFRHSPGIATDDALVHQCIAPGVVCVDKHGANLPYPFWRDSPNGTYASNLADIEFTGGRGQPKSTSWEQVERADFVVFDEERGRKLLGENPRVDFVFSVNPWALHEAPTYVPGLHQIFFSELSPMLEQFVIELKVDPPTLSTFRADPPIYVPNGGFYHDGLIYYSVAGSSHQHKQRPGLVTLDPWTKKSSTLLNNYYGLTFTDCDDVIVDPVTGFVWFTVPYYSWWLEVADTPPQLKSATYRFDPATGSTVVVNDEMRSPNGIALSPDRRHLYISDTEAAGQSAPISLDLPSPGVAGLLFNTTGKRTIYKFDLIDQGHAIANKRPIHYDAIGTVPDGLKVARNGWVVTASGNGLSVMDEYGEMIARVQVNFTVNNFVWADVDDYREVWMVGQGGVGRVRWELQGQKAV
- a CDS encoding putative glycosyl hydrolase family 88; its protein translation is MQPSCPKTGLGSHGDPPEPTTELRGPRPPTPGATFRAGLPRSPATVRQVNYKPYGRPSPTLISRFHGFPFYSIGAMKILYPLSCLLSLVLADQPGQAVRHPKYSTWMLESAIARGEGISPADGLLGVIQKVQHGRGLGLFQEALRAAIAQSSDAAEIARWSDYHRRSVEANIEDLLNATASSRDLSLDRLCVGRSIMEINLDEPLHRNVLKALRKSLELQYRNENAGLWYFVDPPPPYPPYGNLSYSDGMYGFAPFAALYGMTYGDPGVNLDTALLQLDLLYTQSIEPSTGLIKHGYDASRDAPWAHPITGASPIVWGRSLAWYLIGTVDTLEIIASRSGDHSEDARRTDKTVQRIREIFQRLARATVDAIEDSAGKTGRYAVWQVMDRPGEPGNFVEASASAMIAYVLAKGVRLGYLPGRSPSSETDGKHRAASSLWVQGPRPGFRDPVQSQDVLAVARALYQDVVAQFVVRRHEDDTLDFLGTSIIASLHEEKPYYEVCFSPFSRSDVFVFGLT